One part of the Lotus japonicus ecotype B-129 chromosome 2, LjGifu_v1.2 genome encodes these proteins:
- the LOC130741145 gene encoding uncharacterized protein LOC130741145, whose product MMRGSKRMAVSEPNHSDTTETAAFRNKRVMEGSLFDAHRAEPSQQPTVSTPPLDMKRAESSQQHVRALNTQFASWIQTQLKNHPDELWEDGVRDYLDHASSIMEKFSDVVSWLKANATKAEILAPDGGTSFAGKKFFPEATNKENKTFGEKTGSTPFSTATTFAGQKYLPEVSNKENKIFGENTGFTPVSTATTFAGKSFSPEVSNKENKAFGEKTGFSPVSTATTFAGKIFSPEVSNKENKAFGEKTGFSPVSTATTFAGKSFSPEVSNKENKSFGEKTGSPPVSTTTTFASSWTPGLFSNSQNVFAFGNQSSAPSNHGASDDVDGDNDEEQPSSPSVKKSEEKGVVVVHEAKCKLYVKSSDPADNDAWKDKGMGQLSIKCKEGVSKATRESKPTIVVRNEVGKILLNALLYPGIKTNLQKNSVVAIFHTSGNPDGSGGDNDSVVARTFLIRMKTEDDRNKLASTIQEYAPTS is encoded by the exons ATGATGAGAGGTTCGAAGCGTATGGCCGTGTCGGAACCCAACCACTCCGATACCACGGAAACCGCCGCC TTCCGGAATAAAAGAGTAATGGAAGGATCTCTGTTTGATGCCCATAGGGCTGAACCGTCCCAACAACCAACGGTTTCAACACCGCCTTTGGATATGAAACGGGCAGAGTCATCACAGCAGCATGTGAGAGCTTTAAATACCCAGTTTGCAAG CTGGATTCAAACACAACTAAAGAATCATCCTGATGAGCTCTGGGAAGATGGTGTAAGAGATTACCTCGATCATGCTTCAAGCATTATG GAGAAATTTAGTGATGTGGTCAGCTGGCTCAAAGCAAATGCAACCAAGGCAGAAATTTTGGCTCCTGATGGTGGTACTTCTTTTGCTGGGAAAAAGTTCTTTCCTGAAgcaacaaacaaagaaaataaaactttTGGAGAAAAAACTGGGTCTACTCCTTTTAGTACCGCAACAACTTTTGCTGGGCAAAAGTACTTGCCTGAGGTatcaaacaaagaaaataaaatttttggAGAAAATACTGGATTTACTCCTGTTAGTACAGCTACAACTTTTGCTGGGAAGAGCTTCTCGCCTGAGGTatcaaacaaagaaaataaagctTTTGGAGAAAAAACTGGATTTAGTCCTGTTAGTACAGCTACAACTTTTGCTGGGAAGATCTTCTCACCTGAGGTatcaaacaaagaaaataaagctTTTGGAGAAAAAACTGGATTTAGTCCTGTTAGTACAGCTACAACTTTTGCTGGGAAGAGCTTCTCGCCTGAGGTatcaaacaaagaaaataaatcTTTTGGTGAAAAAACTGGGTCTCCTCCTGTTAGTACAACTACAACTTTTGCTAGTTCTTGGACCCCTGGATTAttttcaaacagtcaaaacgtTTTTGCATTTG GAAATCAAAGTTCAGCTCCATCTAACCATGGCGCTTCAGATGATGTAGATGGTG ATAATGACGAGGAGCAGCCTAGCAGCCCATCAGTGAAGAAGTCTGAAGAGAAAGGTGTAGTAGTTGTACATGAAGCGAAGTGCAAGCTTTATGTGAAG TCAAGTGATCCAGCAGATAATGATGCCTGGAAAGATAAAGGAATGGGCCAACTGTCTATTAAATGCAAAGAGGGTGTGAGCAAGGCTACCCGAGAGTCCAAACCTACAATTGTTGTTCGAAATGAG GTAGGGAAAATTCTTCTCAATGCCTTGTTGTATCCAGGAATCAAGACAAATCTACAGAAGAACTCCGTTGTTGCCATATTTCATACTTCG
- the LOC130741146 gene encoding dehydration-responsive element-binding protein 1E-like: MSLFNSTFDEFNYGYQSPETSSYTTTTTRSEEEVVLASARPKKRAGRRVFKETRHPVYRGVRQRNSNKWVCEMRVPNDTKRIWLGTFPTPEMAARAHDVAALALRGQSACLNFADSAWLLTVPASTDADEIRRAAVAAAESFAPGNEVMEDANQTLQQQQQEQEQGMMYGEEEVAAAVPEFEDFHDLLMSIANGPLLSPPPPARDGRDWNDVEMFDDGVSLWNF, from the coding sequence ATGAGCCTTTTCAATTCAACATTCGACGAGTTCAACTACGGCTACCAGTCGCCAGAAACAAGCTcctacaccaccaccaccacccgcAGCGAAGAGGAAGTGGTATTGGCATCGGCGCGGCCAAAGAAGCGAGCTGGGCGGCGAGTATTCAAGGAGACCAGGCACCCTGTATATAGAGGAGTGCGGCAGAGAAACTCCAACAAGTGGGTTTGCGAGATGCGAGTTCCTAACGACACTAAGAGGATCTGGCTCGGGACATTCCCGACACCCGAAATGGCGGCGAGGGCGCACGACGTCGCCGCGCTTGCTCTCCGAGGGCAATCAGCTTGCCTTAATTTTGCCGACTCCGCGTGGCTGCTCACGGTGCCGGCGTCAACCGATGCGGATGAGATAAGGAGGGCTGCGGTGGCGGCGGCTGAGTCATTCGCGCCTGGGAATGAGGTGATGGAAGATGCGAATCAAACTCTACAGCAGCAGCAACAAGAACAAGAACAGGGGATGATGTACGGGGAAGAAGAGGTTGCGGCGGCGGTGCCGGAATTTGAAGACTTTCATGATTTGCTTATGAGCATTGCGAATGGTCCATTGCTGTCTCCTCCACCTCCTGCAAGAGATGGTAGGGACTGGAATGACGTGGAGATGTTTGATGATGGAGTGTCACTGTGGAACTTTTGA